A single region of the Methanobacterium formicicum DSM 3637 genome encodes:
- a CDS encoding DUF368 domain-containing protein — MRKIEIYRDTLLIFLRGLLMGTADVIPGVSGGTMALITGIYQRLVHAISQINANFLLAAFKGDFTKSKEELLKWDFNLFIPLLAGIGLAVLTMSKVMTVMLTVYTAPTFAFFFGLILASAGFVYKHVDELNFKNIAFLVIGLVFAIIFVGLNPIQANHTLPIIFLSGMVAICAMILPGISGAFLLLLLNQYEYMLAALNQLKFLDIITFCLGALIGILSFSRLLNYLLEHHKSVTMAFLVGLMIGTLRLPYDRIVTSMDSVIPVIIAAVIGFVLVIVLEKQFEKYHLHWEA; from the coding sequence ATGCGAAAAATCGAGATATACCGGGATACCCTTTTAATATTCTTGCGAGGTTTGTTAATGGGCACCGCCGATGTGATCCCTGGAGTTTCTGGGGGGACCATGGCTCTGATTACTGGTATTTACCAGAGACTGGTGCATGCTATCAGCCAGATAAATGCCAACTTCCTTTTAGCAGCATTCAAAGGTGATTTTACAAAATCCAAGGAAGAACTCTTAAAATGGGATTTCAATTTATTTATACCTTTACTGGCTGGAATTGGGCTGGCGGTTTTAACCATGTCCAAGGTCATGACAGTTATGCTCACAGTGTACACTGCCCCTACCTTTGCATTCTTCTTTGGTCTCATATTAGCATCGGCTGGGTTTGTTTACAAACATGTTGATGAACTTAATTTTAAGAACATTGCCTTTTTAGTAATTGGATTGGTTTTTGCCATAATATTTGTGGGATTAAACCCAATTCAGGCTAATCATACTCTACCAATTATTTTTCTGTCAGGGATGGTGGCTATATGTGCAATGATCCTTCCAGGTATCTCTGGAGCGTTCCTCCTGCTTCTTTTAAACCAATATGAATACATGCTGGCCGCCCTGAATCAACTCAAATTTTTGGATATAATCACATTTTGTTTGGGAGCCTTGATAGGTATTTTATCCTTTTCACGCCTCCTGAATTACCTTTTAGAACATCACAAATCAGTGACCATGGCATTCCTAGTAGGTTTGATGATAGGAACTTTAAGGTTACCCTATGATAGAATTGTAACCTCTATGGATTCTGTTATCCCGGTGATAATTGCAGCCGTGATTGGATTTGTTCTGGTAATAGTACTGGAAAAACAGTTCGAAAAATACCATCTGCACTGGGAGGCTTAA
- a CDS encoding DedA family protein, with the protein MISLVEFFSETVIHLIESLGYWGILLGMTIESACIPLPSEIIMTFAGYVVYEGKMAFWGVVLVGTLGNLVGSLIAYYVGWWGGRPLLEKYGKYILITPNKLNLADEWFEKYGHEAVLISRMLPGLRTFISLPAGITHMNLKKFILYTVIGSLPWCFVLTYIGVLMGPNWTTIESYFRYLDILVGIGVVVFIAYIIYHYRGKEHVD; encoded by the coding sequence ATGATCAGCTTGGTAGAATTTTTTAGTGAAACAGTAATTCATTTAATTGAATCCTTAGGTTACTGGGGTATCCTCCTGGGTATGACCATAGAAAGTGCCTGCATACCTTTACCCAGCGAAATCATAATGACCTTTGCAGGATACGTAGTTTATGAAGGAAAAATGGCATTCTGGGGTGTGGTCCTTGTAGGAACCCTTGGAAATTTAGTAGGGTCTTTAATCGCTTATTATGTTGGATGGTGGGGTGGAAGGCCGCTTCTGGAAAAGTACGGTAAATACATCCTCATCACCCCTAATAAACTGAATCTGGCAGATGAATGGTTTGAAAAATATGGGCACGAAGCAGTGCTCATAAGTAGAATGCTTCCAGGTTTAAGGACGTTCATATCCCTACCAGCTGGAATTACCCATATGAACCTGAAAAAGTTCATTTTATACACAGTTATCGGATCCCTACCCTGGTGTTTTGTTCTAACTTACATAGGCGTGCTCATGGGTCCAAATTGGACTACTATAGAAAGTTATTTCCGTTACCTTGATATTTTAGTTGGAATTGGAGTAGTGGTATTCATCGCCTACATCATCTACCATTACCGTGGAAAAGAACACGTTGATTAA